The Odocoileus virginianus isolate 20LAN1187 ecotype Illinois chromosome 3, Ovbor_1.2, whole genome shotgun sequence genome includes a window with the following:
- the ZCCHC9 gene encoding zinc finger CCHC domain-containing protein 9 has translation MTRWARVTTTQNKRPFPATSWEDMKKGSSEGQSQNLPKSKQLEANSLSLKNDAPQAKHKKNKNKKEYLNEDVNGFMEYLRQNSQMLHNGEVIATDSQKVREEIEVALKKDSRREGRRLKRQAAKKNAMVCFHCRQPGHGIADCPAALENQEMGTGICYRCGSTEHEITKCKAKVDPALGEFPFAKCFVCGEMGHLSRSCPDNPKGLYADGGGCRLCGSVEHLKKDCPKSQNSDRMVTVGRWAKGMSADYEEILDVPKPQKPKTKIPKVVNF, from the exons ATGACCAGGTGGGCACGAGTCACTACCACACAGAACAAAAGGCCCTTTCCTGCAACATCATGGGAGGACATGAAGAAGGGGTCCTCTGAGGGACAAAGCCAGaatcttccaaagagtaaacaaCTTGAAGCCAATAGCCTGTCCCTTAAAAATGATGCCCCCcaagcaaaacacaaaaagaataaaaataaaaaggagtatTTAAATGAAGATGTGAATGGATTCATGGAATATTTAAGACAAAACTCACAGATGCTTCACAATGGTGAGGTGATAGCAACAGACAGTCAGAAAGTAAGGGAAGAAATTGAAGTTGCTTTAAAGAAAGATAGTCGCCGGGAAGGAAGACGATTAAAAAGACAAGCAGCAAAGAAAAATGCAATG GTATGTTTCCATTGTAGACAACCTGGCCATGGGATTGCAGATTGCCCTGCTGCCCTTGAGAATCAAGAAATGGGCACGGGAATTTGTTACAGGTGTGGATCCACAGAGCATGAAATAACCAAGTGCAAGGCTAAAGTAGACCCAGCTCTtg GTGAATTTCCTTTTGCAAAATGTTTTGTTTGTGGGGAAATGGGGCATCTGTCCAGATCTTGTCCTGATAATCCCAAAGGACTCTATGCTGATG GTGGTGGCTGCAGACTTTGTGGCTCTGTGGAACATTTGAAGAAAGATTGTCCCAAAAGTCAGAACTCAG ATCGAATGGTCACAGTTGGTCGCTGGGCAAAGGGAATGAGTGCAGACTATGAAGAAATTTTGGATGTGCCTAAACCAcagaaacccaaaacaaaaatacCTAAAGTTGTTAATTTTTGA